The window TCGACCCAGCCGGTCACCGAGTGACCCGAAGATCAGACCGCCCACGGGTCGCATGAAGAACGCCACGCCGAACACCGCGAAGCTCGAAAGCAGCGAGAGCGCTCGACTCTCGAAGGGGAAGAAGGCGGCGCCGATCTCGGTGGCGAGGTAGCCGTATGTCGCGTAGTCGAACCACTCGATGACGTTGCCGGTGGAGGCGCCGACCGTCACCTGCCGCAGGCTTGCTCCTTCTGTGGTGGCCGAGCGGCTTTCGGGGGTGCTCACCGGACCGTACCGCCCTCGCCGGATGGTCCGTAGTCTTTCCTCGCGGCGTCCTCGGACACGTACCCGTTGCGGACGTCATCCTCGATCGCGGCCGGGTCCCGCTCGGCCGGGGGACCGTAGCCACCGCCGCCGGGAAGTGACAGGCTGACGACGTCGTCGGGCTCCATGGAGTAACTCCCCATGGGGTCCAGTGGCTCCGACCCGTTGCGTCGAGCGATACCCCGTGCGCCCGGAAGGCCGCCCGCCAAGCCTGCCGCTGGGTAGGAGATGTGCCCATACATCGTCGGTAGCCGCCAGCTCCTTCCCGTCGTGACCCCGAACCGTATCTCCTGGCCACACCCGCCCCGGTGGCGCCCCGGACCACCGGAGTCGGCGCGCAGCTCCTTCTGGTGGAACATGACCGGAGAGGATACCTCGACGATCTCTACGGGGGTTCCTCGTGCTCCCGAGGGAAACATCGTCGCGTGCAGGCCGTCACCGTCGGCAGACGCACCCATTCCTCCGCTGGTGAAGAAGGTGAAGGAGAACGGTGTATCGTCCTTTGTCTGCCCGCTGGCGTTGAGGATCCACAGCGGAGCAGCGCTTTCCGTGATGACCTGCTCGGGTATGACCTCCGCGAGCGCACCCAGGACGACCTCGGCCACGACCTGGCCCACGACATGGCGGGCTTGGGTTGGCTGCGGGTGGACGGCGTGCACGATGCAACCCTCGGGGGCGTGGACGTGCACGGGTTGGAAACTGCCTTCGTTGTTAGGGACGTCTGGCGCCAGGGCGGCCTTCACGGCAAAGATCGCGTACGCCACCGTGTAATTCAGGCAGACGTTGAGGCCGCGATGCGAAGCCGGCGAGGAACTATCGAAGTCGATGGTGATGTCCTCGTCGGACACGTCCACTCTGACGCGGAGGACGATGTCTCCCTCGGCACCGTCCATCACGATCTCATGACGGTAGCTTCCGTTTCGGACATCCCGTATCGCCGCACGCATCGCAGACTCGGTTCTGGCCATGACCTCGCCACCGAAGGAGTCGATCTCCGAAAGGCCGAACTCCTCCATGACGTCCAGGATGCCCTGTACGGCCACCGAGTTGGCCGCGGCCTGCGCGCGTAGATCGCCCATCACCTGGATAGGGGACCGCACATTAGCTTCGATGATCGCGGCAATGTCCGGATTCATCGTGCCGCCGACGTACAGCTTCAGGTAGGGCACGTAGAGGCCCTCCTCATACGTGGAGCTTGCCTGTGAGGTGTAGCCGAGGCCGCCCATGTCGACCGCGTGGCAGATGGAGGCGACATAGGCCAGCACCTGGCCGTTCGAGTCGAAAACGGGCGTGACCACGGTGATGTCGAGAACGTGTCCGGAAATACCGTACGGATCGTTGCTGATGAGCACATCCCCCGGAGAAAGAGAGCCCGGCGGATACCGCTTGAGGAAGTTCTTGACGGCGACGCCGGTCACGTTGATGTGTCCGGGGGTGCCGGTGACTGCCTGCGCGATCATGCGACCCTGCGTGTCGAAGACTCCGGCGGACAGGTCTGCGCCCTCGGAGAGAATGTTGCTGAAGGCCGTGAAGATCAAGGCCTTGGCCTGCTCCTCGACCAGGGTGATGATCCTGCTCCACAGCACCTGCACCTCGAGCCGCCCAGCGGCACTCTGCGACGTCGACATCTTGTCACCTCCTGGTGGCGGTCAGGTTGCCAGCCGCGTCGATCTCCAGGTCGAAGGCCGGCGGGAGCACGAAAGTCGACTCGTCCTCCTCGACGACTGCGGGACCTTTGATCAGGCTCCCGGCCCCCAGGTCCGCACGCCGGAAGACCGCTGTGGAGACGTAGCCGCCGTGGTCGGGGAAGTAGGCTTGCCGGTGCTCCAGTGGATCTGGATGGGCGCCCGGTGGTATCTCACTCTGCGGCACCCGTGGATCCGGTCCCGCCAGCGAGATGCGCCAGTTCAGGCATTCCACCGGCGTAGCCGGTGTCTCGCGGAACAGGTCGGTGTAGGACTTCCTAAATGCCCCCAGCACCTCCCGATAGGGTTGCTGGAGGAAGTCCCTGGGCAGCGGAACGGTCATCTCGTAGGCTTGTCCGCGATAGCGCAAGTCGCAGAGGTAGTCGACGTGCACGTCGTCTTCCGCGCAGCCGGCGTCCTTGAGAAGCTGCAGCCCTTCCCGCCGCATGTCGGTGAGTAACTCCTCGACCCGTCGCCAGTCGACGCCATCAAGCTGTTCGTAGTAGCTGCGCACCGACTCGAAGGAGGCCGGCGAGCACAGGAACCCGAAGGCGGAGGCAACTCCGGCTCCGGCCGGCGACACCACCCGGCGCGCCCGCAGGATCTCGGCCACATGACATGCGTGCATCGGGCCGGCACCGCCCAGGGCGAACAAGGAATAGCCCTCCAGGCTCTTTCCCCGCTCCACGGAGTGCACCCGCACTGCCGCTGCCATGGA of the Streptosporangiales bacterium genome contains:
- a CDS encoding hydantoinase B/oxoprolinase family protein, with the protein product MSTSQSAAGRLEVQVLWSRIITLVEEQAKALIFTAFSNILSEGADLSAGVFDTQGRMIAQAVTGTPGHINVTGVAVKNFLKRYPPGSLSPGDVLISNDPYGISGHVLDITVVTPVFDSNGQVLAYVASICHAVDMGGLGYTSQASSTYEEGLYVPYLKLYVGGTMNPDIAAIIEANVRSPIQVMGDLRAQAAANSVAVQGILDVMEEFGLSEIDSFGGEVMARTESAMRAAIRDVRNGSYRHEIVMDGAEGDIVLRVRVDVSDEDITIDFDSSSPASHRGLNVCLNYTVAYAIFAVKAALAPDVPNNEGSFQPVHVHAPEGCIVHAVHPQPTQARHVVGQVVAEVVLGALAEVIPEQVITESAAPLWILNASGQTKDDTPFSFTFFTSGGMGASADGDGLHATMFPSGARGTPVEIVEVSSPVMFHQKELRADSGGPGRHRGGCGQEIRFGVTTGRSWRLPTMYGHISYPAAGLAGGLPGARGIARRNGSEPLDPMGSYSMEPDDVVSLSLPGGGGYGPPAERDPAAIEDDVRNGYVSEDAARKDYGPSGEGGTVR
- a CDS encoding hydantoinase/oxoprolinase family protein; the protein is FHARQSTESSLVVFDMGGTTAKTSFVDHGHALTTNEFEVARTHRLQRGSGLPLRAPVIDMIEVGAGGGSIAGVNRLGLVTVGPESAGASPGPACYGLGGTNATVTDADLLLGYLSHERFLGGQMPLQPDAAADAIQKAVAGPLGVEVTDAAWAIHRVVNESMAAAVRVHSVERGKSLEGYSLFALGGAGPMHACHVAEILRARRVVSPAGAGVASAFGFLCSPASFESVRSYYEQLDGVDWRRVEELLTDMRREGLQLLKDAGCAEDDVHVDYLCDLRYRGQAYEMTVPLPRDFLQQPYREVLGAFRKSYTDLFRETPATPVECLNWRISLAGPDPRVPQSEIPPGAHPDPLEHRQAYFPDHGGYVSTAVFRRADLGAGSLIKGPAVVEEDESTFVLPPAFDLEIDAAGNLTATRR